The Bacillota bacterium genome window below encodes:
- a CDS encoding ABC transporter ATP-binding protein, producing the protein MLIVDWKLALGIIALGAIRIWINSLFVKPLERASNAVQSALGKLTERLSDIANGGHVIRMFNLQRSMAVKFAEQNEQVVHHGLTRVKYAAVVNSFNIFNGDLSFLGLIIIGGWMVMQGWYTLGTIALFVQLQNGVEGLFRAFGQYITQLQTSLAGGRRALEIINQQPEPHRIQLPTVARDISAAVALESVTFAYPGSNQPALNDISLTAAPGELIALVGPSGGGKSTLFKLLLGFYPPESGAISVLGKPLDSYTLGELRDLTALVPQSAHLFSGTVAENIGFGKPGASREEIEAAAQVGNAHEFICQLPDGYETIIGERGSRLSGGQRQRIAIARAVLRDAPILLLDEATSSLDTESEELVQQALKKLMKGRTTFVIAHRLSTVRNADKILVIDDGRVSEQGNHQELMEADGLYKRLHDMQFAEDFEAAG; encoded by the coding sequence ATGCTTATCGTTGACTGGAAACTGGCCCTGGGTATCATTGCCCTGGGCGCCATCCGAATCTGGATAAATAGTTTGTTTGTCAAACCGCTGGAACGGGCCAGCAACGCGGTGCAATCTGCCCTGGGCAAGCTCACCGAACGGCTGTCGGATATCGCCAACGGCGGCCATGTAATACGGATGTTTAATTTGCAGCGAAGTATGGCGGTGAAGTTTGCCGAGCAAAATGAACAGGTCGTTCACCATGGGCTGACCAGGGTAAAATATGCTGCCGTTGTCAACAGCTTCAACATCTTTAACGGCGACCTCTCATTCCTCGGCTTGATTATCATCGGGGGCTGGATGGTGATGCAGGGCTGGTACACTTTGGGAACGATTGCCCTTTTTGTCCAACTGCAAAACGGAGTTGAGGGCCTTTTCCGTGCCTTTGGTCAGTATATTACCCAGCTGCAAACTTCATTGGCCGGGGGCCGCAGAGCTCTGGAAATTATTAACCAACAACCCGAACCCCATCGGATCCAGCTGCCGACTGTAGCCCGGGACATCTCCGCTGCAGTGGCCCTGGAGTCGGTTACCTTCGCCTATCCCGGCAGCAACCAGCCAGCCCTGAATGACATCAGCCTTACTGCAGCGCCTGGCGAATTGATCGCTTTAGTAGGTCCCAGCGGCGGAGGCAAGAGCACTTTATTCAAACTGTTGCTGGGCTTCTACCCACCAGAGTCCGGCGCCATCTCTGTCCTGGGCAAACCCCTGGACAGCTATACACTTGGGGAGCTGCGGGACCTTACCGCCCTGGTGCCCCAGAGCGCCCACCTCTTCAGCGGCACGGTAGCGGAAAACATTGGTTTCGGTAAACCTGGAGCCAGCCGGGAGGAGATTGAAGCTGCGGCTCAAGTGGGCAACGCCCATGAGTTTATCTGCCAACTACCCGATGGCTACGAAACAATTATCGGCGAGCGAGGCAGCCGCCTCTCCGGCGGGCAACGGCAACGCATCGCAATTGCCAGGGCCGTGCTCCGAGACGCACCAATCCTGCTCCTGGACGAAGCCACTTCATCATTGGACACAGAATCAGAGGAATTGGTTCAGCAAGCGCTAAAGAAATTGATGAAAGGCCGCACTACTTTTGTCATTGCACACCGACTTTCCACAGTTCGGAATGCTGACAAGATCCTGGTGATTGATGACGGCAGGGTTAGTGAGCAAGGAAACCACCAAGAGCTTATGGAAGCAGACGGCTTATACAAACGCCTCCACGATATGCAATTTGCCGAGGATTTCGAAGCGGCCGGTTGA
- a CDS encoding helix-turn-helix transcriptional regulator gives MAIIVNIDVMLAKRKMSVTELADRVGITMANISILKNGRAKAIRISTLDAICKALDCQPGDILEYRAD, from the coding sequence ATGGCAATAATAGTTAATATTGATGTGATGTTGGCAAAAAGGAAGATGAGCGTTACTGAGTTGGCTGACAGGGTCGGGATTACCATGGCCAATATCTCAATCCTGAAAAACGGCAGGGCAAAGGCAATCAGGATTTCAACCTTAGATGCAATTTGTAAAGCTCTGGATTGTCAACCGGGAGACATCCTGGAGTACCGAGCAGACTGA